One stretch of Cygnus olor isolate bCygOlo1 chromosome 1, bCygOlo1.pri.v2, whole genome shotgun sequence DNA includes these proteins:
- the LOC121074747 gene encoding zinc finger protein 239-like encodes MPARSRGFLIAEPDVNAQMDQGEEQDHEVLEEMHMGGEVGRLRDHFTSADQQDMLAVVARGGEQRLGDGHGSQHVSSEAQRGDYRAAEEAKLPCSAISLVKRQEGGVAAASRRAHRAERPTICSECGKGFSRSIHLIQHQRMHTGERPFLCGECGKGFSQSSHLIQHRRVHTGQKPYTCTECGKSFSQSSNLLKHQRIHTGLKPYVCSECGKIFSDSSTCIKHQRMHTGERPYKCPACGKCFSQQSHLLQHQRAHDGIRPYSCGQCGKRFGQSSDLINHARTHTGEKPYKCSQCGRGFSGNSNLIKHTRIHTGEQPYRCTQCGECFRFQPQLVRHQKHHTE; translated from the exons ATGCCTGCAAGGAGCCGag GATTCCTGATTGCTGAACCTGACGTAAATGCCCAGATGGACCAAGGAGAAGAACAAGATCATGAGGTGCTGGAAGAGATGCATATGG GTGGTGAGGTAGGTCGCCTTCGGGACCACTTCACAAGCGCAGATCAGCAGGACATGTTGGCGGTGGTGGCCAGAGGAGGAGAGCAACGGTTGGGTGATGGCCACGGAAGTCAGCACGTCTCCTCAGAGGCACAGCGAGGTGACTATAGGGCGGCAGAGGAGGCTAAGTTGCCTTGCTCTGCCATCAGCCTGGTGAAAAGACAGGAGggaggggtggcagcagcctCACGGCGGGCCCATCGCGCAGAGCGGCCCACCATCTGCTCCGAGTGTGGCAAGGGCTTCAGCCGCAGCATCCACCTCATCCAGCACCAGCGAATGCACACCGGGGAGCGCCCGTTCCTGTGTGGAGAGTGCGGCAAGGGCTTCAGCCAGAGCTCCCATCTCATCCAGCACCGGCGGGTCCACACGGGCCAGAAGCCTTACACCTGCACGGAGTGTGGAAAGAGCTTCAGCCAGAGCTCCAACCTCCTGAAGCACCAGCGCATCCACACCGGGCTCAAACCCTACGTTTGCAGCGAGTGCGGGAAGATCTTCAGCGACAGCTCCACCTGCATCAAGCACCAGCGCATGCACACAGGCGAGCGGCCCTACAAGTGCCCAGCCTGCGGGAAATGCTTCAGCCAACAatcccacctcctccagcaccagcgAGCCCACGACGGCATCCGGCCTTACTCCTGCGGGCAGTGTGGCAAACGTTTTGGGCAGAGCTCTGACCTCATTAATCACGCTCGGACCCACACAGGTGAGAAGCCTTACAAATGCAGCCAGTGTGGCCGGGGCTTCAGCGGCAACTCCAACCTCATCAAGCATACCCGCATCCACACGGGCGAGCAGCCGTACCGCTGCACCCAGTGCGGGGAATGCTTTCGTTTCCAGCCCCAACTGGTGCGCCACCAGAAACACCACACGGAGTAG